The Helianthus annuus cultivar XRQ/B chromosome 16, HanXRQr2.0-SUNRISE, whole genome shotgun sequence genome includes a window with the following:
- the LOC110915861 gene encoding probable receptor-like protein kinase At1g80640 isoform X2, with translation MGMNLHLKHRIIPIWVVLSCLSLVLAPMAITASRTHPPLSSIDDPTLPTEKNPPFSQIPTENKAHSPEIKVIHHEDLNMKILVALIVASTLLVGILLFLLCCWIFKQRHLKPLNTKKIPKSQGPTLDKFTASRIAGKRGSVTVIDYEWLITATDNFHEDNNVRVESCGNVYKARFNDHFFAAVKRLHSGGEQHDARKGFENEVDWLGKLKHQNIVNLFGYCVHDDTRFLVYEMMHQGSLESQLHGPSHGRALTWHRRMQVALDIARGLEYLHERCNPPVIHRDLRSSNILLDSNFTAKISNFALATTELHAKNKVKLSGASGYVAPEYLSEDVTGKLTDKSDVYAFGVVLLELLIGRKPVEKMSPSLYQSIVTWAIPQLTDRSKLPHVVDPVIRDTMDLKHLYQVAAVAVLCVQPEPSYRPLITDVLHSFIPLVPVDLGGSLRS, from the exons ATGGGAATGAATCTTCATTTGAAGCATAGGATCATTCCCATATGGGTAGTTTTATCATGTTTATCTCTTGTTTTAGCTCCAATGGCAATCACTGCTAGCAGAACACACCCTCCTCTTTCCTCCATTGATGATCCTACTCTTCCCACTGAGAAAAACCCTCCATTTTCTCAAATACCCACAGAAAACAAAGCTCACTCTCCAG AAATCAAAGTGATCCACCATGAGGATTTGAACATGAAGATTCTTGTTGCACTTATTGTTGCTTCAACTCTCCTTGTTGGAATCTTGCTCTTCTTATTATGTTGTTGGATCTTTAAACAAAGGCATCTAAAACCCCTGAATacaaaaaaaatcccaaaaagccaAG GTCCAACCTTGGATAAATTCACCGCTTCGAGAATCGCGGGTAAAAGAGGGTCGGTAACGGTCATCGACTACGAGTGGTTGATAACCGCAACCGACAATTTCCATGAAGATAATAACGTTCGTGTGGAATCGTGTGGGAATGTGTACAAAGCTCGGTTCAATGATCATTTCTTCGCAGCTGTAAAAAGACTCCACAGCGGTGGAGAACAACATGATGCCCGAAAAGGATTCGAG AATGAAGTAGATTGGTTAGGTAAACTCAAGCATCAAAATATCGTAAATCTGTTTGGTTATTGCGTGCACGATGATACAAGGTTTTTGGTCTATGAAATGATGCATCAAGGTTCTTTGGAGTCCCAATTGCATG GGCCATCTCATGGAAGAGCGTTAACCTGGCATCGCAGGATGCAAGTTGCACTTGATATAGCGCG AGGACTAGAGTATCTTCACGAACGATGCAATCCCCCTGTGATTCATAGAGATCTTAGATCATCGAACATTTTGCTAGATTCTAATTTCACTGCTAAA ATTTCTAATTTTGCACTTGCCACCACTGAGCTTCATGCCAAGAACAAAGTTAAGCTTTCGGGTGCGTCGGGTTATGTAGCTCCGGAATACCTATCCGAAG ATGTTACAGGTAAACTTACCGATAAGAGTGATGTCTACGCGTTTGGAGTCGTACTTCTTGAGCTTTTAATAGGTAGAAAACCCGTAGAGAAAATGTCGCCATCTTTATATCAATCAATTGTCACTTGG GCAATACCTCAGCTAACCGACCGGTCAAAGCTTCCACACGTTGTTGACCCGGTGATTAGAGATACAATGGACTTGAAGCACTTATATCAA GTTGCGGCTGTAGCGGTGTTGTGTGTGCAGCCCGAACCAAGTTACCGACCGTTGATTACGGATGTATTACATTCATTCATCCCACTTGTGCCTGTTGATCTTGGAGGGTCATTAAGAAGTTAA
- the LOC110915861 gene encoding probable receptor-like protein kinase At1g80640 isoform X1, whose amino-acid sequence MGMNLHLKHRIIPIWVVLSCLSLVLAPMAITASRTHPPLSSIDDPTLPTEKNPPFSQIPTENKAHSPEIKVIHHEDLNMKILVALIVASTLLVGILLFLLCCWIFKQRHLKPLNTKKIPKSQGLSLGPTLDKFTASRIAGKRGSVTVIDYEWLITATDNFHEDNNVRVESCGNVYKARFNDHFFAAVKRLHSGGEQHDARKGFENEVDWLGKLKHQNIVNLFGYCVHDDTRFLVYEMMHQGSLESQLHGPSHGRALTWHRRMQVALDIARGLEYLHERCNPPVIHRDLRSSNILLDSNFTAKISNFALATTELHAKNKVKLSGASGYVAPEYLSEDVTGKLTDKSDVYAFGVVLLELLIGRKPVEKMSPSLYQSIVTWAIPQLTDRSKLPHVVDPVIRDTMDLKHLYQVAAVAVLCVQPEPSYRPLITDVLHSFIPLVPVDLGGSLRS is encoded by the exons ATGGGAATGAATCTTCATTTGAAGCATAGGATCATTCCCATATGGGTAGTTTTATCATGTTTATCTCTTGTTTTAGCTCCAATGGCAATCACTGCTAGCAGAACACACCCTCCTCTTTCCTCCATTGATGATCCTACTCTTCCCACTGAGAAAAACCCTCCATTTTCTCAAATACCCACAGAAAACAAAGCTCACTCTCCAG AAATCAAAGTGATCCACCATGAGGATTTGAACATGAAGATTCTTGTTGCACTTATTGTTGCTTCAACTCTCCTTGTTGGAATCTTGCTCTTCTTATTATGTTGTTGGATCTTTAAACAAAGGCATCTAAAACCCCTGAATacaaaaaaaatcccaaaaagccaAG GGTTGTCATTAGGTCCAACCTTGGATAAATTCACCGCTTCGAGAATCGCGGGTAAAAGAGGGTCGGTAACGGTCATCGACTACGAGTGGTTGATAACCGCAACCGACAATTTCCATGAAGATAATAACGTTCGTGTGGAATCGTGTGGGAATGTGTACAAAGCTCGGTTCAATGATCATTTCTTCGCAGCTGTAAAAAGACTCCACAGCGGTGGAGAACAACATGATGCCCGAAAAGGATTCGAG AATGAAGTAGATTGGTTAGGTAAACTCAAGCATCAAAATATCGTAAATCTGTTTGGTTATTGCGTGCACGATGATACAAGGTTTTTGGTCTATGAAATGATGCATCAAGGTTCTTTGGAGTCCCAATTGCATG GGCCATCTCATGGAAGAGCGTTAACCTGGCATCGCAGGATGCAAGTTGCACTTGATATAGCGCG AGGACTAGAGTATCTTCACGAACGATGCAATCCCCCTGTGATTCATAGAGATCTTAGATCATCGAACATTTTGCTAGATTCTAATTTCACTGCTAAA ATTTCTAATTTTGCACTTGCCACCACTGAGCTTCATGCCAAGAACAAAGTTAAGCTTTCGGGTGCGTCGGGTTATGTAGCTCCGGAATACCTATCCGAAG ATGTTACAGGTAAACTTACCGATAAGAGTGATGTCTACGCGTTTGGAGTCGTACTTCTTGAGCTTTTAATAGGTAGAAAACCCGTAGAGAAAATGTCGCCATCTTTATATCAATCAATTGTCACTTGG GCAATACCTCAGCTAACCGACCGGTCAAAGCTTCCACACGTTGTTGACCCGGTGATTAGAGATACAATGGACTTGAAGCACTTATATCAA GTTGCGGCTGTAGCGGTGTTGTGTGTGCAGCCCGAACCAAGTTACCGACCGTTGATTACGGATGTATTACATTCATTCATCCCACTTGTGCCTGTTGATCTTGGAGGGTCATTAAGAAGTTAA
- the LOC110915861 gene encoding probable receptor-like protein kinase At1g80640 isoform X5 — protein sequence MGMNLHLKHRIIPIWVVLSCLSLVLAPMAITASRTHPPLSSIDDPTLPTEKNPPFSQIPTENKAHSPEIKVIHHEDLNMKILVALIVASTLLVGILLFLLCCWIFKQRHLKPLNTKKIPKSQDNNVRVESCGNVYKARFNDHFFAAVKRLHSGGEQHDARKGFENEVDWLGKLKHQNIVNLFGYCVHDDTRFLVYEMMHQGSLESQLHGPSHGRALTWHRRMQVALDIARGLEYLHERCNPPVIHRDLRSSNILLDSNFTAKISNFALATTELHAKNKVKLSGASGYVAPEYLSEDVTGKLTDKSDVYAFGVVLLELLIGRKPVEKMSPSLYQSIVTWAIPQLTDRSKLPHVVDPVIRDTMDLKHLYQVAAVAVLCVQPEPSYRPLITDVLHSFIPLVPVDLGGSLRS from the exons ATGGGAATGAATCTTCATTTGAAGCATAGGATCATTCCCATATGGGTAGTTTTATCATGTTTATCTCTTGTTTTAGCTCCAATGGCAATCACTGCTAGCAGAACACACCCTCCTCTTTCCTCCATTGATGATCCTACTCTTCCCACTGAGAAAAACCCTCCATTTTCTCAAATACCCACAGAAAACAAAGCTCACTCTCCAG AAATCAAAGTGATCCACCATGAGGATTTGAACATGAAGATTCTTGTTGCACTTATTGTTGCTTCAACTCTCCTTGTTGGAATCTTGCTCTTCTTATTATGTTGTTGGATCTTTAAACAAAGGCATCTAAAACCCCTGAATacaaaaaaaatcccaaaaagccaAG ATAATAACGTTCGTGTGGAATCGTGTGGGAATGTGTACAAAGCTCGGTTCAATGATCATTTCTTCGCAGCTGTAAAAAGACTCCACAGCGGTGGAGAACAACATGATGCCCGAAAAGGATTCGAG AATGAAGTAGATTGGTTAGGTAAACTCAAGCATCAAAATATCGTAAATCTGTTTGGTTATTGCGTGCACGATGATACAAGGTTTTTGGTCTATGAAATGATGCATCAAGGTTCTTTGGAGTCCCAATTGCATG GGCCATCTCATGGAAGAGCGTTAACCTGGCATCGCAGGATGCAAGTTGCACTTGATATAGCGCG AGGACTAGAGTATCTTCACGAACGATGCAATCCCCCTGTGATTCATAGAGATCTTAGATCATCGAACATTTTGCTAGATTCTAATTTCACTGCTAAA ATTTCTAATTTTGCACTTGCCACCACTGAGCTTCATGCCAAGAACAAAGTTAAGCTTTCGGGTGCGTCGGGTTATGTAGCTCCGGAATACCTATCCGAAG ATGTTACAGGTAAACTTACCGATAAGAGTGATGTCTACGCGTTTGGAGTCGTACTTCTTGAGCTTTTAATAGGTAGAAAACCCGTAGAGAAAATGTCGCCATCTTTATATCAATCAATTGTCACTTGG GCAATACCTCAGCTAACCGACCGGTCAAAGCTTCCACACGTTGTTGACCCGGTGATTAGAGATACAATGGACTTGAAGCACTTATATCAA GTTGCGGCTGTAGCGGTGTTGTGTGTGCAGCCCGAACCAAGTTACCGACCGTTGATTACGGATGTATTACATTCATTCATCCCACTTGTGCCTGTTGATCTTGGAGGGTCATTAAGAAGTTAA
- the LOC110915861 gene encoding probable receptor-like protein kinase At1g80640 isoform X4 gives MGMNLHLKHRIIPIWVVLSCLSLVLAPMAITASRTHPPLSSIDDPTLPTEKNPPFSQIPTENKAHSPEIKVIHHEDLNMKILVALIVASTLLVGILLFLLCCWIFKQRHLKPLNTKKIPKSQGLSLGPTLDKFTASRIAGKRGSVTVIDYEWLITATDNFHEDNNVRVESCGNVYKARFNDHFFAAVKRLHSGGEQHDARKGFENEVDWLGKLKHQNIVNLFGYCVHDDTRFLVYEMMHQGSLESQLHGPSHGRALTWHRRMQVALDIARGLEYLHERCNPPVIHRDLRSSNILLDSNFTAKISNFALATTELHAKNKVKLSGASGYVAPEYLSEGKLTDKSDVYAFGVVLLELLIGRKPVEKMSPSLYQSIVTWAIPQLTDRSKLPHVVDPVIRDTMDLKHLYQVAAVAVLCVQPEPSYRPLITDVLHSFIPLVPVDLGGSLRS, from the exons ATGGGAATGAATCTTCATTTGAAGCATAGGATCATTCCCATATGGGTAGTTTTATCATGTTTATCTCTTGTTTTAGCTCCAATGGCAATCACTGCTAGCAGAACACACCCTCCTCTTTCCTCCATTGATGATCCTACTCTTCCCACTGAGAAAAACCCTCCATTTTCTCAAATACCCACAGAAAACAAAGCTCACTCTCCAG AAATCAAAGTGATCCACCATGAGGATTTGAACATGAAGATTCTTGTTGCACTTATTGTTGCTTCAACTCTCCTTGTTGGAATCTTGCTCTTCTTATTATGTTGTTGGATCTTTAAACAAAGGCATCTAAAACCCCTGAATacaaaaaaaatcccaaaaagccaAG GGTTGTCATTAGGTCCAACCTTGGATAAATTCACCGCTTCGAGAATCGCGGGTAAAAGAGGGTCGGTAACGGTCATCGACTACGAGTGGTTGATAACCGCAACCGACAATTTCCATGAAGATAATAACGTTCGTGTGGAATCGTGTGGGAATGTGTACAAAGCTCGGTTCAATGATCATTTCTTCGCAGCTGTAAAAAGACTCCACAGCGGTGGAGAACAACATGATGCCCGAAAAGGATTCGAG AATGAAGTAGATTGGTTAGGTAAACTCAAGCATCAAAATATCGTAAATCTGTTTGGTTATTGCGTGCACGATGATACAAGGTTTTTGGTCTATGAAATGATGCATCAAGGTTCTTTGGAGTCCCAATTGCATG GGCCATCTCATGGAAGAGCGTTAACCTGGCATCGCAGGATGCAAGTTGCACTTGATATAGCGCG AGGACTAGAGTATCTTCACGAACGATGCAATCCCCCTGTGATTCATAGAGATCTTAGATCATCGAACATTTTGCTAGATTCTAATTTCACTGCTAAA ATTTCTAATTTTGCACTTGCCACCACTGAGCTTCATGCCAAGAACAAAGTTAAGCTTTCGGGTGCGTCGGGTTATGTAGCTCCGGAATACCTATCCGAAG GTAAACTTACCGATAAGAGTGATGTCTACGCGTTTGGAGTCGTACTTCTTGAGCTTTTAATAGGTAGAAAACCCGTAGAGAAAATGTCGCCATCTTTATATCAATCAATTGTCACTTGG GCAATACCTCAGCTAACCGACCGGTCAAAGCTTCCACACGTTGTTGACCCGGTGATTAGAGATACAATGGACTTGAAGCACTTATATCAA GTTGCGGCTGTAGCGGTGTTGTGTGTGCAGCCCGAACCAAGTTACCGACCGTTGATTACGGATGTATTACATTCATTCATCCCACTTGTGCCTGTTGATCTTGGAGGGTCATTAAGAAGTTAA
- the LOC110915861 gene encoding probable receptor-like protein kinase At1g80640 isoform X3 — translation MGMNLHLKHRIIPIWVVLSCLSLVLAPMAITASRTHPPLSSIDDPTLPTEKNPPFSQIPTENKAHSPEIKVIHHEDLNMKILVALIVASTLLVGILLFLLCCWIFKQRHLKPLNTKKIPKSQGPTLDKFTASRIAGKRGSVTVIDYEWLITATDNFHEDNNVRVESCGNVYKARFNDHFFAAVKRLHSGGEQHDARKGFENEVDWLGKLKHQNIVNLFGYCVHDDTRFLVYEMMHQGSLESQLHGPSHGRALTWHRRMQVALDIARGLEYLHERCNPPVIHRDLRSSNILLDSNFTAKISNFALATTELHAKNKVKLSGASGYVAPEYLSEGKLTDKSDVYAFGVVLLELLIGRKPVEKMSPSLYQSIVTWAIPQLTDRSKLPHVVDPVIRDTMDLKHLYQVAAVAVLCVQPEPSYRPLITDVLHSFIPLVPVDLGGSLRS, via the exons ATGGGAATGAATCTTCATTTGAAGCATAGGATCATTCCCATATGGGTAGTTTTATCATGTTTATCTCTTGTTTTAGCTCCAATGGCAATCACTGCTAGCAGAACACACCCTCCTCTTTCCTCCATTGATGATCCTACTCTTCCCACTGAGAAAAACCCTCCATTTTCTCAAATACCCACAGAAAACAAAGCTCACTCTCCAG AAATCAAAGTGATCCACCATGAGGATTTGAACATGAAGATTCTTGTTGCACTTATTGTTGCTTCAACTCTCCTTGTTGGAATCTTGCTCTTCTTATTATGTTGTTGGATCTTTAAACAAAGGCATCTAAAACCCCTGAATacaaaaaaaatcccaaaaagccaAG GTCCAACCTTGGATAAATTCACCGCTTCGAGAATCGCGGGTAAAAGAGGGTCGGTAACGGTCATCGACTACGAGTGGTTGATAACCGCAACCGACAATTTCCATGAAGATAATAACGTTCGTGTGGAATCGTGTGGGAATGTGTACAAAGCTCGGTTCAATGATCATTTCTTCGCAGCTGTAAAAAGACTCCACAGCGGTGGAGAACAACATGATGCCCGAAAAGGATTCGAG AATGAAGTAGATTGGTTAGGTAAACTCAAGCATCAAAATATCGTAAATCTGTTTGGTTATTGCGTGCACGATGATACAAGGTTTTTGGTCTATGAAATGATGCATCAAGGTTCTTTGGAGTCCCAATTGCATG GGCCATCTCATGGAAGAGCGTTAACCTGGCATCGCAGGATGCAAGTTGCACTTGATATAGCGCG AGGACTAGAGTATCTTCACGAACGATGCAATCCCCCTGTGATTCATAGAGATCTTAGATCATCGAACATTTTGCTAGATTCTAATTTCACTGCTAAA ATTTCTAATTTTGCACTTGCCACCACTGAGCTTCATGCCAAGAACAAAGTTAAGCTTTCGGGTGCGTCGGGTTATGTAGCTCCGGAATACCTATCCGAAG GTAAACTTACCGATAAGAGTGATGTCTACGCGTTTGGAGTCGTACTTCTTGAGCTTTTAATAGGTAGAAAACCCGTAGAGAAAATGTCGCCATCTTTATATCAATCAATTGTCACTTGG GCAATACCTCAGCTAACCGACCGGTCAAAGCTTCCACACGTTGTTGACCCGGTGATTAGAGATACAATGGACTTGAAGCACTTATATCAA GTTGCGGCTGTAGCGGTGTTGTGTGTGCAGCCCGAACCAAGTTACCGACCGTTGATTACGGATGTATTACATTCATTCATCCCACTTGTGCCTGTTGATCTTGGAGGGTCATTAAGAAGTTAA